The following proteins come from a genomic window of Desulfonatronum thioautotrophicum:
- a CDS encoding FAD-binding oxidoreductase, with the protein MSSSKLTSGQRAVLRGLFPGDDYLERPEEACVYGTDASRWYAQPWAVVRPRSLDQVRELLTWAHREAVPIFPRARGTNVVAGCVPQGGGVVVSCLAMNQLTIREEDFTAEVGPGLVTGDFQNQVQVRRLYYPPDPASVRFSTIGGNAATCAGGMRAVKYGVTRDYILGIEAVLPGGEMIHTGSRTHKNVVGLDLTRLLVGSAGTLAFFTKLTLKLLPLPPAQATLMAGYPSLDTALAASRAVFRAGILPVAMELMPEEVLNCVAQVASPPWNTATKAVLLLKCDGRPEGLREELALIRSALEEHAPVFVEEGRDPEAEEQLWEARRLINPASFRLAPDKISEDVSLPRGKVAEGISGIRNIGRAHDLPILTFGHLGDGNIHVNIMYDAADENQRDHALQAREAVLELVLKLGGVLSGEHGLGLTKRGWLHRQVGPVERGLFSLIKRAFDPKGIMNPGKAY; encoded by the coding sequence ATGTCCTCCTCCAAATTGACTTCCGGCCAACGTGCCGTGCTTCGTGGACTGTTTCCTGGTGACGACTACCTGGAGCGACCGGAGGAAGCGTGCGTGTATGGGACGGATGCCAGCCGATGGTATGCCCAGCCTTGGGCCGTGGTGCGACCACGCTCTCTTGATCAGGTCAGGGAGTTGTTGACCTGGGCGCATCGGGAGGCCGTCCCGATCTTTCCACGGGCACGGGGAACCAACGTGGTGGCCGGATGTGTGCCTCAGGGTGGCGGGGTGGTGGTTTCCTGCTTGGCCATGAACCAACTAACCATCCGGGAGGAGGACTTCACGGCTGAGGTCGGACCGGGATTGGTCACCGGAGACTTCCAAAATCAGGTTCAGGTCCGGAGACTCTATTATCCCCCGGACCCGGCCAGTGTGCGGTTTTCCACTATTGGCGGCAACGCGGCCACCTGCGCCGGGGGGATGCGCGCCGTGAAGTACGGCGTGACCCGGGACTATATCCTGGGCATCGAGGCTGTTCTTCCCGGAGGAGAGATGATCCATACCGGGTCGAGGACGCACAAGAACGTGGTTGGATTGGACCTGACCCGCCTGCTGGTGGGTTCCGCCGGGACATTGGCTTTTTTTACCAAACTGACGCTCAAACTGCTGCCCTTGCCGCCGGCCCAGGCCACCCTGATGGCCGGGTATCCATCTCTCGATACGGCTTTGGCCGCCTCACGAGCCGTATTTAGAGCCGGGATTCTTCCCGTGGCCATGGAACTGATGCCCGAGGAAGTTTTGAACTGCGTCGCCCAGGTTGCCTCACCGCCCTGGAACACGGCTACCAAGGCGGTTTTGTTGCTCAAGTGCGATGGTCGTCCGGAAGGGCTGCGGGAGGAACTGGCCCTGATCCGGAGCGCCTTGGAGGAGCATGCCCCGGTCTTCGTGGAAGAGGGGCGGGACCCTGAAGCCGAGGAGCAGCTCTGGGAGGCGCGGCGTCTGATCAATCCGGCCTCCTTCCGGTTGGCCCCGGACAAAATCAGCGAAGACGTCTCTCTGCCCCGGGGCAAGGTGGCGGAGGGAATATCGGGCATCCGGAACATCGGTCGCGCTCATGATCTGCCGATCCTGACCTTCGGCCACCTGGGCGACGGCAACATCCACGTGAACATCATGTACGACGCCGCGGACGAGAACCAGCGGGACCATGCGCTGCAGGCTCGGGAGGCTGTGCTGGAGCTGGTGCTCAAGTTGGGCGGAGTGTTGTCGGGGGAACATGGCCTGGGTCTGACCAAGCGCGGCTGGTTGCATCGGCAGGTCGGCCCGGTGGAGCGCGGCCTGTTCTCCCTGATCAAACGGGCCTTTGATCCCAAGGGCATCATGAACCCGGGCAAAGCGTATTGA